GAAATCCGTTTCCGGGAGTGCTCCGGACGGGGAAGCCGAACTGACGCCATACGGCGCACTCACTTCGATGTCCTTGACGTAGACTTCCAGGATATCGCCCGGTTCGGCGTCCTCGACGTACACCGGACCAGTCACTGGATGTGGTCCCTCTCGCTCTACCTCGTTCCCGACCGTCACTTCCGGTTCGAAGATATCCGAGTGAGCGATACCGTTGTCGAGTAAGTACTGTTCGTGGTCCTCTTCGTCCGGAGCGGTCAGAACACAACCGAACGTGACAGTGTCTCCCGATTCGATTTCCAGTACCGGCTCGCGGTCGGGGTCGAAGATCCCCCACTGGATATTCTCCGGCGTCGGTTCGACTTCGTAGTGCTCGTTGCTGTTGTCGGTGCCTGATTCTTGGGCTTGTGTAATGCTGGACCCCGCAACGATTGCAGCACCCGCAGTTCCCGCTGCTGTCTTTAGAAACCTTCTCCTCCGGAGCGTCTCTTGCGAAGGGAACGTCACCCTGTCGTCTGCCGGTTCACTACCCAATTCACCACCGCTTCGACTAGTTTTTTCGTCGTTCACAGACTGTATGTCTACTATCTCCGCAATAAGCGTTGGTTTATACAAAAATAAACAGTGCACAGTGGGGAGTCAGATGGGTAGATTGTATTAGGACCTTACCAATACTTGGTTAGTATCGGACCCCAGTATCACAGTCGTCGTGACTGCTATCGGCCCTGCTCTCGGTAGGAAAGACGCCCCTTCTACTCAGCATGTTACGTTGCATGCATTCTAACCAGATAGACAGTGAGGTAGACTGACGCTCTGCGATCACCGAGTGTCGCTCTGGTGGAGGTATAGCACCTCGCAGTGCGAAAAATATCCGCCGACGAGCGATTGCCCGCGGTTCAGTCGTCGAGGTCGACGGTGACGGGGCCGGAGTCACCCGCGTCGACCGTCACCGTCGTCGAGTCGACGAGTTCCTGCCCGTCTGCGAGTGCGCGGACGAACGTCGTGTCGTCGCCGGACGGGTCGTAACCGGTCAACGCCAGCATGACGTCTTCCCAGTCGGCATCGAGCGATAACTTTCGGACAGTCCTCTGCCGTATCGCCCGTATTGACCGGTGACGGGTCGACGGTCTCGGGGGCGGAGAGTCGACCGGGGGCGACATCGCCCGCGGGGTAAATAATCACTACGCTCGTAGTATATTTATCGTCACAGCGCCGACGTGGCCGGCTCCCGTGCGTCGAGCGACAGGCTGGTCACGACGAGCGACACCGGTTCGCGACGTCCCGGACGAGTCGGTAGTCCGACTCCGAGTACGCGATGACGCGGACGTCGGTCAGCGACTCAGCGTCGTAGTTCGATATCTCCTCACAGACGAGGCGCGCGCCGGTCTCGAGGTCGAACCCCGCCGCGCCTGTCCCGAGAATCGGGACGACGACCGACTCGCAGCCGAGTTCGTCGGCTTTCTCGAGCGTCGTCCGCGTCGCCGTCCTGATGCTCTCCTCGGTCGCCCGGCCGTCGCCGTAGTGGGGCATGGCCGCCGCGTGGATCACGTGGTCAGCGTCGAGGTCGTACGCGTCGGTGACCGCGACGTCGCCGAGGTCGACGGGACCGTTCGAGACCGCCTCCTCGTCGATGGGTCCGTTCGCGGCTCGACGAAGCGCGTCGGCGACGCCACTCCCCATCCGAAGGCTGGTACCTGCGGCGTTCACGAGGGCGTCCGCCCGTTCCGTCGCGATGTCACCCTGGATGACACGGAACTCCATGCCCGACCGTTCGTGACACCGGTAGTAAAGCCCGGGTGCCCGGTGCTGCGAGGGGTCGAGTTTGGCACGCGAACCGTGCGCCACCACCGTCGACTGTCGTTCCCGGTCGATTCGTGGGCTGAACCCCTTCGTTCGCCCCACGGTCGCTCCGGCGATACGGGAGCGGTACGCGTCTCCTCCCGGTCGTGGCGGGGGTGGACCGTTCGATTTCCGTCGCCGAGGGGGTTCGGCGACGGGGCTAGAACGTGACCCGTTCGAGCAGTCGGCGGACGAACCGGGGGCGGCGCGACTCGTGTGGGTAGACCGTGACGACCGTACACCCGGGGCTGGGGAAGACCGGCCGGTCGTCGAACACGGCGTCTCGCAACCGGTCGTCGGCACCACGACGCACCAGCAGGTCGGGTCGGGAGGGTTGCCCGCCGTCGGTCCGGACCGCCTCCGTTCTGACCGGCACCGAGAGCAACGCCGAGAGTTCGGCCTGGTACTCGTCGATCGTCCGCCGCCGCTGGTCGGTGCTCTCGCGGTCGGCGGGGTACCACAGCGAGACGGTCCCGTCGTTCGCCGCGGCGACGGCGTCGGCGACGTCCACCGCCAGGGGTGGGTACGGCCCGCGACCCTCGGAGAGGACGACGTCCTCCGGACGGTCGTAGCCGAGGTTGTCCACCAGGAGGACGTCACAGGGGGCGTGCCGGACGACCCAGTCGATGGGGTCACCGAGCACGCGCGACCGGAGTCGGAGCGGTTCGTGTTCGGTGACGATGGTGTCCACACCTCGGTCCGCAGCGAAGTTGACGACGGCGTGTTTCGTGTCGTGGCTGACGACCTCGTCCGCCTCGATGCGGACGTCGAGGTCCGCCGCGAGCGCCTCCGTCCGCGTCTCGAACGACACGTCCGACGCGGACTGGACCGTCACCTCCTCCGTGAGTGGTGCCTGGTCGGGGATCTCCTCGAAGCGGACGGCGACGACGCGCCCGTCGTCGGGGCGAACGAGGTCGGCGGCCAGGGCGACGAGCGCGCGCTCGCGCTCCGCGTCCGCGTTCTTCGTCAGCGCCACGAGCACTTCGTGGGTGTCCGCTTCGAGGCTCGATTCGACCTCCGTGAGGGCATCCCTGCCGACCTGCCGGCGAATCGCGTCCGTCGCCGCCCCTTCCCGGCGAACGCGCGGCCGGACGTAGCCGACGTACCAGACGACGCTCCCGACGATGATGAGTGCGGCACCGCCGAGCGCGATGGGCCCCATCTGCGTGAGGAGCGCGACGCCGGTGACCGCCCCGAAGACTTGCATCCACGGGTACAGCGGCGACGTGAACTCGGGGTCGTACTCGGCGCTCCCCTCGCGGAAGGCGACCACGGCCAGGTTGATCAGCGCGAACACCATGATCTGGAACGCGCTCGCGAGTTTCGCGATCTCGAGAATCGGGACGAAGGCGATGAGTAGCAGGAGGACGACGCCGGTGAGGGTGATCGAGTTCACCGGGGTGCCGAACCGGTCGCTGACGGCCGAGAGCGAGGGTGGGACCAGGCGGTCGCGACTCATCGCGAACGGGTAGCGCGACGAGGAGAGGATGCCCGCGTTCGCCGTCGAGACGAGGGCGAGCATCGCGGCGAGGATGACCGCGAGCCAGCCGGCGTAGCCGAGCGTCGCCTCGGCGGCGACGGCGACGGGCGTCAGCGACCCGGCGACGCTCCCGGGGTCGGTGACGCCGACCAGCACCGCCACGATGGCCACGTACAGGACGGTCGTGAACGCGAGCGAACCGAGGATGCCGAGCGGGATGTTCCGCCCGGGGTCTTCGACCTCCTCGGCGACGCTCGCGACCTTGGTGACGCCGGCGTACGAGACGAACACCAGTCCGGTCGCGGCGAGGAGCCCGCCGACCCCGGCGTCGAAGAAGCCGGCGTAGTTGGCGGACTGGACACTGGGTGCGCTCCCGGCGGTGAACCAGCCGAGCGCCGCCAGCATGACGACGACGATGGCGACCTGGAGTCGTCCGGTCTGTTTCGCACCGACGACGTTCACGAGGATGAGAAGCGAAGCGAGTCCCAGCGCGACCGGTGTCACCGGGAGGTCGAACAGCAACAGCAGGTACGGCACGCCCCCGACGAGCGCGAGCGCCCCCTTGAACGAGAGGGAGAACCACGTCCCG
The nucleotide sequence above comes from Halomarina ordinaria. Encoded proteins:
- a CDS encoding amino acid permease, with protein sequence MKELKRDLGLLSVLAISIGAMIGSGIFILPALALEIAGPAVIVAYALAGVLVVPAALSKSEMATAMPEAGGTYIYIERGMGPLLGTVAGVGTWFSLSFKGALALVGGVPYLLLLFDLPVTPVALGLASLLILVNVVGAKQTGRLQVAIVVVMLAALGWFTAGSAPSVQSANYAGFFDAGVGGLLAATGLVFVSYAGVTKVASVAEEVEDPGRNIPLGILGSLAFTTVLYVAIVAVLVGVTDPGSVAGSLTPVAVAAEATLGYAGWLAVILAAMLALVSTANAGILSSSRYPFAMSRDRLVPPSLSAVSDRFGTPVNSITLTGVVLLLLIAFVPILEIAKLASAFQIMVFALINLAVVAFREGSAEYDPEFTSPLYPWMQVFGAVTGVALLTQMGPIALGGAALIIVGSVVWYVGYVRPRVRREGAATDAIRRQVGRDALTEVESSLEADTHEVLVALTKNADAERERALVALAADLVRPDDGRVVAVRFEEIPDQAPLTEEVTVQSASDVSFETRTEALAADLDVRIEADEVVSHDTKHAVVNFAADRGVDTIVTEHEPLRLRSRVLGDPIDWVVRHAPCDVLLVDNLGYDRPEDVVLSEGRGPYPPLAVDVADAVAAANDGTVSLWYPADRESTDQRRRTIDEYQAELSALLSVPVRTEAVRTDGGQPSRPDLLVRRGADDRLRDAVFDDRPVFPSPGCTVVTVYPHESRRPRFVRRLLERVTF
- a CDS encoding macro domain-containing protein, which encodes MEFRVIQGDIATERADALVNAAGTSLRMGSGVADALRRAANGPIDEEAVSNGPVDLGDVAVTDAYDLDADHVIHAAAMPHYGDGRATEESIRTATRTTLEKADELGCESVVVPILGTGAAGFDLETGARLVCEEISNYDAESLTDVRVIAYSESDYRLVRDVANRCRSS